TAATGCCAGCGTAGGAAAGCGCAAAGTAGTTCCCCTTTGTATGCTCGCCTCCCGTCTGGCTCCGGTTTTTATAGTACGCGCCGGTTTGTCCGGCGCATAAAACGAGCAGACAATGTCCCAACCAATCCTGAAGTATTCCGTTCTCGCCTTCGCCGTAATGCAGGCGTGTTCCGCCCTCGCCCAGACCACCATGACCGAAGTTGTCGTCAGCGCCACCAGGCCTGCCGGCAGCGAGCGCGCCAGCATCGGCGGCTTTGCCGATGCACCGCTGCTCGAGACGCCGGCGACGGTCAGCGTGATCGACCGCCAGCGCATGCAAGACCTCGGCATCCATGACAGCACCGGCGCCATGAAGCTCGATGCGGCCGTCAGCGATTCATACAACGCGGTCGGCTACGCCGAGAATTTCTCGATCCGCGGCTTCAACCTCGACAACACCTCCAGCTACCGCAAGGACGGCCTGGCGATACCGGGCGACACCCAGATCCCGCTGGAAAACAAGGAGCGCATCGAAGTGCTCAAGGGCCTGGCCGGCCTGCAGGCGGGCGTCGCGGCGCCAGGCGGCATCATCAACTACGTGACCAAGCGTCCGACCGCTACCTCCCTTCGCTCGGCGACGTTCGAGGTGCGCGAGCGCGGCACCCTGTACGGATCGATGGACCTGGGCGGACGCTTCGACGACCGTCGCTTCGGCTACCGGATCAACGCCGCGGCCGAGAAGCTGCGCTCCTACGTCAAGGGCGCCGACGGCGAGCGCCAGTTCGTCTCCGGCGCCTTCGACTGGCAGGTCACGCCGGACGCGCTGCTGCAGCTCGACCTCGACTACCAGCACAAGTCGCAGCTGACCGTGCCGGGCTACCAGCTGATCAACAACGTCAGCCTGCCGACCGGGGTTTCGCAGACCATGCTGCTGAACGACCAGCCGTGGGCCAAGCCGGTCGACACGAAAAGCACCAACGCCGGCCTGCGCTTCGAATACCGCCTCAGCGACGACTGGAAGGCCAGCGTCGGCATGAACAAGCACTGGTTCAAGCGCGACGACTACACCGCCTTCCCTTACGGCTGCAATTTTGATTATGGCTTCTGTGCGAACGGCGACTACGACGTCTACGATTACCAGAGCGCGGGCGAGCGCAAGTCGCCGTTTGGCGCGCAGGCGATGGTGCAGGGTAAATTCTCTACCGGCGCAATCAGGCACGACCTGACCGCCGGCGCGTCGATCTTCACCCGCAGCGACAAGTCGGGCGACTACGTCTACGACTTCGCCGGAATGAGCAATATCTACCACAACGTCATCGTGCCGCCGGCGCCGGGCAATCCGACGACAGGCCCGGTATTCGAGCGCCGCAGCGAGAACGAGCGCGCCGTGTTCGTGCAGGATATCGCCGCCATCACGCCGCAGTTCAAGCTGCACGCCGGCCTGCGCTACGTGCAGGTCAAGCGCGACGAGTACATCCCGGACGACAATTCGCGCGTCGCCAATGCGCCGCGCTTCTACGCGCACAGCGACGAAGGCTTCGCGCTGCCGAACGTCGCGCTGGTGTACAGCCCGAGCCAGGACTGGAACCTGTACGCGGCGCTCTCGCACGGACTGGAACATGGCGGCATCGCTCCGATCGAGACCACCAACCAGAACACGGCGCTGGCGCCGAGCCGCTCGAAGCAGGTCGAAGTGGGCGTCAAGGGCGCGATCAATAACGACGTTACCGTGTCGGCGGCGCTTTTCCAGATCCGCAAAGGCCACGAGTTCACCGACGAAGCCATCAACACCTACGTGCGCCGCGGCGAATCGACCCACCGCGGCCTGGAGCTGTCGGCCCAGGGCGGCGTCCACAGCGGCCTGCAGTACGGCGTGTCGCTGCTGGCGCTGCACACCGACCAGCAAGGCACCGGCCAGGCGGACTTCGACGGCAAGCGCGTCACCGATGTCCCGAACTTCAAGTCGAGCGCGTGGGTTGAGTATGCGGTGCCTGCCGTGGCGGGCCTGAAGGTCAACGCGGCCTGGCAGTATTCGGGCGAGAAGGCGTTCGACCTGGCCAACACGGTCAACGTGCCGGCCTACCACCTGTTCGACCTTGGCGCGTCGTACGCGACCCGCGTGGCCGGCATGTCGACCACGCTGCGCTTTGGCGTCAACAACGTGTTCGACAAATTCTACTGGCGCGATGTCACGCCGGCGCTGGGCGGCTACCTGCTGACCGGCGCGCCGCGCACCTTCCGCGCATCGGCGCAGTTCGACTTCTAAAAGGCGTACTGGATCCGCATCGCGACGCTTTTGGCGTTGCGTGCGGAATTCTTGCCGATCAGGTAAGCCGCTTCATACTTCCACTCATGTCCGCCCGCCAGGAGCCAGCTGCCGAAAACGGCTGGCCCCGCGCGGTGCGACTGCTGCTCGCGCGGCAGCCAGTCGTTCCACTTCCCCATCTCGCCGAACCCCTGCACGCCGAACTGCAGCTTCTCGATCCAGCGGTATTTCACCTGCCACTGGTAGGCGATCGTGGTCGCTTCGGCCTGCGCGGTGCGGCAGTGCCGCTGCAGGAACACATTCAGGTTCAACTGGGTGCGTCCAAATTCCGTCTGCAGCACCGGGCCGTATTCGTACCCGATCTCGCCCGATCCGTCAGTGTCCCGTTCAATGTTGGTATGGAAGGCCAGGTCCACCGGATACTCGCCCTGCGTCAGCATGAAGTCGTTCTGCCACTCGACCGCGGACAGATGGTTCGAGCCGGGACTCATCTGGAACCACTGCGCCGTCAGCTCGGTGTACCAGCGCGAGGTGACGTTCCACGCCAGGCCCAGCTCGGGAGAACTGCGCGGCGCCTTGCCGGCCGGCTTCGCGTTCCAGTACTTGAAATCGACCGAGCGCTGTCCTTCGTTGGGATAAGTGGTGACCAGGTAGTAGCCGGTGTCGGCCGCTGCCTGCTGCATCAATAAAGCCAGGGACGTCAACACCAGGATCTTCTTCATCGACGGTTCTCGCGGTTGATTCAGTGGTTGAATTGTCCCAGCAGCGCGGCGGTGCGCGCGACGCGCTGTTCCAGGTCGCCGGTCAGCAGCGCGTAGTCGACGCCCTGCCGCTCCAGGCGCCCGATCAGCGCCTGGTGCACGACCAGCCGAACTTCGGCCGATTCGCGCTGCAGGCCGTCTGCGACCCAGGGCAGATCCGGCGCCGCCACCAGCGTCAGCGCGTAATCGTGATCCAGCGCCAGCGCCTCCAGCCGCGGATCGACTCGGCCCCAGTAGACGCCACTGTAGACCGCCGTCATCAGCGGCGTGGTGTCGCAAAACAAGAAATCCCGCGCCAGTGGCTCGGCCGCATCCTCGCGTTCGAGCTGGGTTTGCGCGATCGCCAGCTGGTCGTGCTCGAACGGCACGCGCGCATTCAGCTCGACGAACTCGCGCAGGTATTCGCGCACCCAGACGGTGCCGTAGCGGTTTGCCAACGCCGTGGCCAGCGTCGATTTGCCGGTCGATTCGGCGCCCAGGATGGCGATGCGCGGCACCGTCATCGCGCCACCCTGCTCCAGGCGCGCAGGCCGATCGCGGCCATCACGACGAACACCGCGTACAGGATCGCCGTCAGCACCAGATGCTTGTACAGGTACAGGCCGACGTACAGCACATCGACCGCGATCCAGGCATGCCAGTTCTCGACCTTCTTGCGCGACAGGAGGACCTGGCCGAGCAGGCTGCCGGCAGTCAGGAAGCCGTCCGCGTGCGGCACGTCGGTGTTGGTCCAGGTCTTGAGGAACCAGGACAGCAGCACGAAGCCGGCCGCCCAGCCGGCCAGCGACACGATCCAGCCGCGCCGGTCCAGGCGCGTGACGTCGAGCACCTGGCCCTGCGCGCCGCCGTGCAGCCAGCTGTACCAGCCCCAGAACGAGACGATGATGAAGACGGCCTGCAGGCCGGCGTCGCCATACAGGCGCGAGTCGTAGAACACCACGCCATACGCGGCCGAGGAGACGATCGCGAACAGCCAGGCCCAGTGGTTCTGGCGGATATTGAGCAGGACCGTCGCGACCGATAGTACGAAGGAGATCAGTTCTAGCGGGGTGGTGGCAAAGCCGAACAGGGGAAACGTGTCGTTCATCGGGAAGCGGTGAGGGTCAATCGGGGCTGCATGCCGGCGCGCGCGGCCAGGCGCACCAGCAGGTCGAGGCTGAACTGCGCGGTCTTGCCGTGCTTGATTTCGGAGACCCGCGCCTGCGTGGTGCCGAGCAGCGCCGCCGCCGCGGTCTGGGTCAGGCCGGAGTGCTCCAGCCACGCCTCGAGGGCGGCCGTCAGCGCGGCGCGCATGTCGAGCTCTTCGGGGGCAGGATGGTTGGGCGAAGTCATGTGCCGTCAAGTATGGCGCGCAAACGCCATTTATGCAAGATTTCGCATAATTCTGGCAACGTTGCAAATCCCTCAAAATTTTATATGCTTTAAATCAACATTTGGATATACTTTTTGCACAATTATTCTGGAGACTGTCGATGCGCTTGCTTGCCCTGCTGATCTGTTCGGCCTTGAATGTAGTCCCCGTCTTGGCGCGCGCCGCGGAGCCGGTCGTGCCGATCGACGCCTTCGTCGAGCAAATGCGCTACAGCAAGCCGCGCATCTCGCCCGACGGCAAACACATCGCCATCAGCGTGCGCATCGAGCGCGGCGACCGCACCGTGCCGACCATGACGGTGTACTCCCTGCCCGACCTGAAAATCGTCAGCACCATCGCCCTGCCCGGCTTCGAAGTGCCGGTCAACTTTCAATGGATCAGCAGCCGGCGCCTGATCGTCGAAAAAGGCCTTGAACTGGGACTGCGCGAACGTCCCCGCCGCACCGGCGAAGTGGTGGCTGTGGACCTGGACGGCACCAAGCCGCAGTACCTGTACGGTTACAACGGCTTCCAGCAGTCGAGCCGCGGCGACCGGTATGGCGACGACTACGGCTGGGGCAACGTGGAACATATCCCGCTGGCGCGCGACGGCCACGTCTTCCTCGGCGGGCATTTGTGGCGGAGCAGCCGCAGCATGCTCTACGACATCCAGACCTCCAACTCCGTGCGCAAGCTGCTGGCCGACATTCCGATGAAGGATGCCGGTTTCATTTTCCAGAACGACGCCACGCCGCGCTTTGCCTACGGCGACGATGACGATAACCAGCCGTTCCTGTATCGCCTCGACGATGCCAGCGGCGAGTGGCGCCGGCTGGAACGCCAGGCGGGCGCGCCGCGCTTCCATCCGATCGCGTTCACGCCGGACAACAGCGAAGTGTACGCCTGGCAGAGCGTCGCCGGCGGCCCGTGGGAACTGGTGCGCGAGAACATGAAAACCGGCGCGCGCACGGCGATTGCGAAAGATCCCGTGGCCAGCATCGAGGAACTGCACTTCGGCACGAACCGCTCCGTGCCGTTCGCCTATTCCGCCACGACCGGCAAGCCGGTGGTGCGCTACCTTGACGAGAACAACGAGAACGCGGTTCTGCACAAGACGCTGAGCGCCCAGTTCCCCGGCGAGTTTGTCCACTTCCTCAATTCCTCCGACGACGGCCAGAAGCTCTTGTTCAGCGTGGCCAGCGACCGCGATCCGGGCTCCTTCTACCTGTTCGACAAGCAGAACGGAAAGGCCGAACTGCTGTTTTCGAACATGGAGCGGATCGACCCTGAGCAGATGGCCGAGCGGCGCCCGATCAAGTTCGTCGCGCGCGACGGCCTGACCATCACCGGCTACCTGACCGTGCCGAAAAACCCGTCGGGCAAGAAGCTGCCGATGGTGCTGCTGCCGCATGGCGGCCCGTTCGACGTGGCCGATTCATGGTATTTCGATGAAGACGCGCAGTTCCTGGCCAGCCGCGGTTACGCGGTATTGCAGGTCAACTTCCGCGGCTCCAGCGGACGCGGTCCACGCTTCGAGCGCGCGGGCTACCGCCAGTGGGGCGGCAAGCTGCTCGACGATTTGAGCGACGGCGTCAAGTGGGCCAACGGCCAGCCCGACATCGACGCCTCGCGGGTGTGCGTGTTCGGCGCCAGCTACGGCGGTTACGCCGCCCTGATGCTGCCAGTGCGCGAACCGGCGATGTTCAAGTGCAGTGTCGGGTATGTGGGCATGTATGATCTCTCCACCGTGTTCGACCAGGAAGGGGTCAAGGGCAACGTCCAGGCTACCAATTTCTTCATGAAGACGCTCGGCAAGGATCCGGCGGAGCTGGCCGCCAATTCGCCGGTCAACCTGGCCGAAAAAATCAAGGTCCCGGTGCTGCTGGTACACGGGAACAAGGACAAGATAACCCCTCTTGCGCAGGCCGAGACGATGCGCGACGCGCTGACCAGGGCCGGCCGGCCGCCGCAATGGATGCTGGTGAAGGGCGAGGGACACGGCTTCTACGACGCCGAACACCGCAAGCAGTTCTACGAAGCGCTTGAAGCCTTCCTCGACAAGCATATCGGGCACTGATAAAAAAGGGTCAGGCCGCGCACGACCTGACCCCAGCTTTTGGCAGCATCGGGGTCTGGTCCCGCGGACCTGACCCCAGCTTCGCTTTATTTCTTCGGATACTTGATCGTCATTTCCTTCAGCAGGTTGTCGGCATGGTCGACTTCCTTCATCACCCACAGCATGTAGCGGATATCGACGTGGATCGCGCGCGTGATGGCGCTGTCGAAGTACCAGTCCTTGGTGATCGACTCGTAGGTCGAATCGAAGTTCAGGCCAATCAGCTCGCCGCGCTTGTTCATCACCGCCGAACCGGAGTTGCCGCCGGTCGTATCCGCGCTCGACAGGAAGTTGACCGGCACCGTGCCCAGCACCGGATCCTTGAACACGCCATACCGCTTTTCCTTGATCGCGTCGAGCAGCTCTTTCGGCGCGATGAACGGATCCTTGCCGGTGTGCTTCTCGACGATGCCTTCGACCGTAGTGAACGGGCCCTTGGTCACGCCGTCGCGCGCCACGTACGGCGCCACGGTGCCGAAGGTCACGCGCAGGGTCGAATTCGCATCGGGATAGACCGGCTTGCCCTGGCTCTTCTTCCACGCGATCACCGCCGCCATGTACTGCGGGACGATGCGTTCGAGGTTGCCCGACACTTCCTTGCGGCGGTTCTCCAGGTTCATGCCGACGTCGTGCATGCGCACGGCCATCTTGATGAAGGCGTCGTCCGACTTGCGGAAGGCGTCGGCGTCCTTGCCGATCCAGGCCAGGCGCTTGGCGGTGTCGCCCAGTTCGGTCGCCTTATACAGCGCAGGCACGGTGGACGTCGCCGGCACGAGCGCATCGAGGCCTTGCGGATGCATTCGCGGCGCCATCTTGCTGTAGCGCTGCAGCGCAGCCGCGTAGCGCGCTTCATCGACGCTGGCGACGAACGACTGCTCCA
This window of the Massilia sp. R2A-15 genome carries:
- a CDS encoding helix-turn-helix domain-containing protein; its protein translation is MTSPNHPAPEELDMRAALTAALEAWLEHSGLTQTAAAALLGTTQARVSEIKHGKTAQFSLDLLVRLAARAGMQPRLTLTASR
- the pnuC gene encoding nicotinamide riboside transporter PnuC → MNDTFPLFGFATTPLELISFVLSVATVLLNIRQNHWAWLFAIVSSAAYGVVFYDSRLYGDAGLQAVFIIVSFWGWYSWLHGGAQGQVLDVTRLDRRGWIVSLAGWAAGFVLLSWFLKTWTNTDVPHADGFLTAGSLLGQVLLSRKKVENWHAWIAVDVLYVGLYLYKHLVLTAILYAVFVVMAAIGLRAWSRVAR
- a CDS encoding TonB-dependent siderophore receptor, with amino-acid sequence MSQPILKYSVLAFAVMQACSALAQTTMTEVVVSATRPAGSERASIGGFADAPLLETPATVSVIDRQRMQDLGIHDSTGAMKLDAAVSDSYNAVGYAENFSIRGFNLDNTSSYRKDGLAIPGDTQIPLENKERIEVLKGLAGLQAGVAAPGGIINYVTKRPTATSLRSATFEVRERGTLYGSMDLGGRFDDRRFGYRINAAAEKLRSYVKGADGERQFVSGAFDWQVTPDALLQLDLDYQHKSQLTVPGYQLINNVSLPTGVSQTMLLNDQPWAKPVDTKSTNAGLRFEYRLSDDWKASVGMNKHWFKRDDYTAFPYGCNFDYGFCANGDYDVYDYQSAGERKSPFGAQAMVQGKFSTGAIRHDLTAGASIFTRSDKSGDYVYDFAGMSNIYHNVIVPPAPGNPTTGPVFERRSENERAVFVQDIAAITPQFKLHAGLRYVQVKRDEYIPDDNSRVANAPRFYAHSDEGFALPNVALVYSPSQDWNLYAALSHGLEHGGIAPIETTNQNTALAPSRSKQVEVGVKGAINNDVTVSAALFQIRKGHEFTDEAINTYVRRGESTHRGLELSAQGGVHSGLQYGVSLLALHTDQQGTGQADFDGKRVTDVPNFKSSAWVEYAVPAVAGLKVNAAWQYSGEKAFDLANTVNVPAYHLFDLGASYATRVAGMSTTLRFGVNNVFDKFYWRDVTPALGGYLLTGAPRTFRASAQFDF
- a CDS encoding S9 family peptidase; translated protein: MRLLALLICSALNVVPVLARAAEPVVPIDAFVEQMRYSKPRISPDGKHIAISVRIERGDRTVPTMTVYSLPDLKIVSTIALPGFEVPVNFQWISSRRLIVEKGLELGLRERPRRTGEVVAVDLDGTKPQYLYGYNGFQQSSRGDRYGDDYGWGNVEHIPLARDGHVFLGGHLWRSSRSMLYDIQTSNSVRKLLADIPMKDAGFIFQNDATPRFAYGDDDDNQPFLYRLDDASGEWRRLERQAGAPRFHPIAFTPDNSEVYAWQSVAGGPWELVRENMKTGARTAIAKDPVASIEELHFGTNRSVPFAYSATTGKPVVRYLDENNENAVLHKTLSAQFPGEFVHFLNSSDDGQKLLFSVASDRDPGSFYLFDKQNGKAELLFSNMERIDPEQMAERRPIKFVARDGLTITGYLTVPKNPSGKKLPMVLLPHGGPFDVADSWYFDEDAQFLASRGYAVLQVNFRGSSGRGPRFERAGYRQWGGKLLDDLSDGVKWANGQPDIDASRVCVFGASYGGYAALMLPVREPAMFKCSVGYVGMYDLSTVFDQEGVKGNVQATNFFMKTLGKDPAELAANSPVNLAEKIKVPVLLVHGNKDKITPLAQAETMRDALTRAGRPPQWMLVKGEGHGFYDAEHRKQFYEALEAFLDKHIGH
- a CDS encoding ATP-binding protein gives rise to the protein MTVPRIAILGAESTGKSTLATALANRYGTVWVREYLREFVELNARVPFEHDQLAIAQTQLEREDAAEPLARDFLFCDTTPLMTAVYSGVYWGRVDPRLEALALDHDYALTLVAAPDLPWVADGLQRESAEVRLVVHQALIGRLERQGVDYALLTGDLEQRVARTAALLGQFNH